In a single window of the Zea mays cultivar B73 chromosome 5, Zm-B73-REFERENCE-NAM-5.0, whole genome shotgun sequence genome:
- the LOC103628752 gene encoding uncharacterized protein encodes MGIEEEGMMKETSCAIILDVLEGPPQAAAVTMSMRPRYTYAHGPDGSYSLNIQLTALPCPGMALHLNTVIDCTPGNAWLDRIPPITIDFLNKLPQQSEAPTPASAVAAQLTRRFTCSTGDFVRQLQRVEPMVTAAGLPLECVPSVEEFIHLSVSSNSFYKAVAITVEAGASVDDEDEELPPGAVVGECAICYKEYLVDGPTSVKLACNHTFHRRCLDRWTAVYPTCPYCRAPVPVEQDYWDDEDDCDDSESGYDDVTSEEGGDSELEYDVPNEEDDGSSPAPDGGSQEVTAASPPSSTRVFKMAALFVLILLC; translated from the exons ATGGGAATCGAGGAGGAAGGAATGATGAAGGAGACTTCTTGCGCCATTATTCTCGATGTGCTCGAGG GCCCGCCGCAGGCCGCAGCCGTAACCATGTCCATGCGTCCTCGCTACACCTACGCCCACGGGCCGGACGGGAGCTACTCCTTAAACATCCAGCTCACCGCGCTGCCGTGCCCCGGCATGGCGCTCCACCTCAACACCGTCATCGACTGCACCCCGGGCAATGCCTGGCTGGACCGCATCCCGCCGATCACCATCGACTTCCTCAATAAGCTGCCGCAGCAGAGCGAGGCCCCGACGCCGGCATCAGCCGTTGCCGCCCAGCTGACCCGCCGCTTCACGTGCTCCACCGGCGACTTCGTCAGACAGCTCCAGCGAGTGGAGCCGATGGTCACGGCCGCGGGGCTGCCCCTGGAGTGCGTGCCCAGCGTGGAGGAGTTCATCCACCTGTCGGTCTCCAGCAACTCGTTCTACAAGGCAGTGGCGATCACCGTGGAGGCCGGCGCGTCCGTGGACGACGAGGACGAGGAGCTGCCGCCCGGCGCGGTCGTCGGGGAGTGCGCCATATGCTACAAGGAGTACCTGGTCGACGGACCCACGTCAGTGAAGCTGGCGTGCAACCACACGTTCCACCGCAGGTGCCTGGACCGCTGGACAGCCGTGTACCCGACATGCCCCTACTGCCGGGCGCCGGTGCCGGTGGAACAGGACTACTGGGACGACGAGGATGATTGCGACGACTCGGAGTCGGGGTATGATGACGTCACCAGCGAGGAGGGCGGCGACTCGGAGTTGGAGTATGACGTCCCCAACGAGGAAGACGACGGCTCCTCGCCGGCGCCCGACGGCGGTAGCCAGGAAGTCACCGCGGCCTCTCCGCCTTCTTCGACTCGAGTCTTTAAAATGGCGGCTTTGTTCGTACTAATCCTGCTTTG TTAG